Proteins encoded in a region of the Lemur catta isolate mLemCat1 chromosome 14, mLemCat1.pri, whole genome shotgun sequence genome:
- the SPRN gene encoding shadow of prion protein, with translation MNWAAATCWALLLAAAFLCDGSAAKGGRGGARGSARGGRGASRVRVRPAPRYSAPGSSLRVAAAAAAGAAAGAAAGLAAGTGWRRAAGPGEYGLEDDEDRVPGGNGTGRGVYSYWTSGTGPGPRLCLLLGGALGALGLLQP, from the coding sequence ATGAACTGGGCGGCCGCTACGTGCTGGGCTCTGCTGCTGGCGGCTGCCTTCCTCTGCGACGGCAGTGCAGCCAAGGGCGGCCGTGGAGGGGCCCGGGGCAGCGCCCGGGGAGGGCGCGGGGCGTCGAGGGTGCGCGTGAGGCCCGCGCCTCGCTACAGTGCCCCGGGCTCCTCCCTGCGCGTGGCAGCCGCGGCGGCTGCGGGGGCGGCTGCGGGGGCGGCCGCGGGCCTGGCGGCGGGGACAGGCTGGAGgagggcggcggggccgggggagTACGGCCTGGAGGACGACGAGGACCGGGTGCCTGGTGGCAACGGGACTGGACGGGGCGTCTACAGCTACTGGACTTCGGGCACAGGGCCGGGGCCACGCCTCTGCCTGCTGCTGGGCGGGGCCCTGGGCgccctggggctgctgcagcCCTAG